In Sardina pilchardus chromosome 10, fSarPil1.1, whole genome shotgun sequence, one genomic interval encodes:
- the LOC134093548 gene encoding protein inscuteable homolog: protein MSLERMATPQSSRHSSRSSSTPKRIHAIQVDSVQRWMEDLRHMTEVECMCVLQSKPIGVEEDGGQGELIVSGATGAGGGGDHVTRNNLQTLLKRALVVSTELGKMFQRLEKGRWQRVHSTAVRTNCHVRSLVHEYGATRTTPSEMQKYEKSLLEKCMELTTITERCLHTEDEYFLKSMKEAIHEILTDVSDSFSQMIDMALANEIQILIRQIEASDNVYTIGSAISNLLSLTQDGPQLCSIIAKEGAVVVLFKICRQDCFSSLYAQALRTVASICCVEEGISQLEKVDGILCLADILTDEACAEAARAEAAAVVAQITSPQHTSTQHLASFLESMQDIVTALIKLCESASCGEVFLLASAALANITFYDSMACEILLQLNAIHILLQACCDRQRVDTPYSKDQVVTILANLSVLEQCAPEVLQEKGIERLLLLLGEKPTSSSPSEGAACERVQQKAAVTLARLSRDPEVAQTAIQLQAVPRLIELCRSPAERNNSDSVLVACLAALRRLAAGCPDSIEPSDHQQLIKPRLVDSFLLCSNMEESFV, encoded by the exons ATGAGCCTGGAAAGAATGGCAACACCTCAGAGTTCCAGACACAGCAGTCGATCCTCTTCTACTCCAAAGAG GATCCACGCCATCCAGGTGGACTCGGTGCAGCGGTGGATGGAGGACCTGCGGCACATGACGGAGGTGGAGTGCATGTGCGTGCTGCAGTCCAAGCCCATCGGCGTGGAGGAGGACGGCGGGCAGGGCGAGCTCATCGTGTCGGGGGCCACGggggccggcggcggcggcgaccaCGTCACCCGCAACAACCTGCAGACGCTGCTGAAGCGGGCGCTGGTGGTCAGCACGGAGCTGGGCAAGATGTTCCAGCGGCTGGAGAAGGGCCGGTGGCAGCGCGTGCACAGCACCGCCGTGCGCACCAACTGCCACGTGCGCTCGCTCGTGCACGAGTACGGGGCCACGCGCACCACTCCGTCCGAGATGCAGAAG TATGAGAAGTCTTTGTTGGAGAAGTGCATGGAGCTGACCACAATTACTGAGAG GTGCCTCCACACCGAGGATGAATACTTCCTCAAGTCCATGAAGGAAGCCATTCATGAGATCCTCACGGATGTCAGTGATTCGTTCAGCCAAATGATTGACATGGCCCTGGCCAATGAAATTCAG aTTCTGATCAGGCAGATCGAGGCGTCCGATAATGTTTACACCATCGGCAGTGCCATCAGCAACCTGCTGTCCCTCACACAGGACGGCCCGCAGCTTTGCAGCATCATCGCCAAG gagGGAGCAGTGGTGGTCCTGTTTAAGATCTGCAGGCAGGACTGCTTCAGTAGCCTCTATGCCCAGGCGCTCCGGACAGTGGCCTCCATCTGCTGTGTGGAAGAAGGCATCAGCCAGCTGGAGAAG gtggaCGGGATCCTGTGCCTGGCAGACATCCTAACAGACGAGGCGTGTGCGGAGGCGGCGCGAGCCGAGGCGGCGGCCGTGGTGGCCCAGATCACCTCCCCCCAGCACACCTCCACGCAGCACCTGGCCAGCTTCCTGGAGAGCATGCAGGACATCGTCACGGCTCTCATCA AGCTGTGTGAGAGCGCCTCCTGTGGGGAGGTGTTCCTGCTGGCGTCTGCAGCGCTGGCCAACATCACCTTCTACGACAGCATGGCCTGTGAGATCCTGCTGCAGCTCAACGCCATCCACATCCTCCTGCAGGCCTGCTGCGACCGCCAGAGGGTGGACACGCCCTACTCCAAAGACCAG gtTGTGACCATCCTGGCGAATCTGTCTGTGCTGGAGCAGTGTGCCCCAGAGGTGCTGCAGGAGAAGG GGATCGagcgtctgctgctgctgctgggggagaAGCCCACGTCGTCCAGCCCGTCGGAGGGGGCCGCGTGTGAGCGCGTGCAGCAGAAGGCCGCCGTCACACTGGCACGCCTCAGCAGAGACCCAGAGGTGGCCCAGACGGCCATCCAGCTACAGG CCGTCCCACGTCTCATTGAGTTGTGCCGTTCTCCGGCTGAGAGGAACAACAGTGACTCGGTACTCGTAGCCTGCCTG GCTGCACTGAGGCGTTTAGCGGCCGGTTGTCCCGACAGCATCGAGCCCTCTGACCACCAGCAGCTCATCAAACCCAGACTGGTGGACTCCTTCTTGCTCTGCTCCAACATGGAGGAGAGCTTTGTGTGA